The window TGACCGTGCAGTTTGAGGGTTTCGGTGCGGTGGGGGGTGTCCCGCAGGCCCGTCACTTCGATGGCCCGGTCAATGGCGTCCTGACCCATGCGGCGGTAGGTGGTCCATTTTCCGCCGGTGATGGTGATCAGGCCACTTCCAGAGACCCGGATGGTGTGGTCTCTGGAGAGGGCTGCCGTCGAGGAGGCCCCTTCAGCTTTGACCAGAGGGCGCAATCCCACAAAGATGCTGCGGATGTCGCTTTCAGAGGGTTGTTTCCCGAGGTAACGTCGGGCGGTTTTCAGGATGAATTCCACTTCCTGAGGCAGGGCGTGGGGTTCCAGACTGACATCAGGCACAGCGGTGTCGGTGGTGCCAACCACCACTTTGCCGTGCCAGGGCACCCCGAAAAGCACCCGTCCGTCGTCGGTTCTGGGGATCATCAGGGCACGGTCTCCGGGCAAGAACTCTTTGTCCAGAACGATATGAACCCCCTGACTGGGAGACAGCATCGGTTTGACGGCAGGTTCGTCCATCTGGCGCACGGCATCCACGAACACACCTGTTGCATTGATGATGGCTTTGCCACGCACTTCGTATTCGGTTCCGGTTTCGCTGTCGCGCAGCTTGACCCCAGAAACCCGGTCTTTTTCTTTGAGCAGACCCACCACCGGCGCGTAATTCAGGGAAACCCCCCCGAGGTCGTGCAGGGTGCGCATCAGGGTGATGGCCAGTCGGGCATCGTCGAACTGTCCATCGTAGTAAAGGATGCCCCCTTGCAGGCGTTTTTTCTGGATGGTGGGGATGGAGTCCAGCACCTCTTGCTGACTGAGCACCTTGCTGCTTCCGATGTTCAGGCGTCCGGCCAGCAGGTCGTACATTTTCAGCCCGATGCCGTAAAACGGACGGGACCACCAGTCATAG of the Deinococcus misasensis DSM 22328 genome contains:
- a CDS encoding glycerol-3-phosphate dehydrogenase/oxidase: MNRKNVLNRLNDTFDVIVIGGGATGLGSAVDAAARGYKTLLIEAHDFAKGTSSRSTKLVHGGVRYLAQGNVSLVREALHERGLLSRNAPHLVRSLGFVIPAYDWWSRPFYGIGLKMYDLLAGRLNIGSSKVLSQQEVLDSIPTIQKKRLQGGILYYDGQFDDARLAITLMRTLHDLGGVSLNYAPVVGLLKEKDRVSGVKLRDSETGTEYEVRGKAIINATGVFVDAVRQMDEPAVKPMLSPSQGVHIVLDKEFLPGDRALMIPRTDDGRVLFGVPWHGKVVVGTTDTAVPDVSLEPHALPQEVEFILKTARRYLGKQPSESDIRSIFVGLRPLVKAEGASSTAALSRDHTIRVSGSGLITITGGKWTTYRRMGQDAIDRAIEVTGLRDTPHRTETLKLHGHTTEQMDEPLKVYGTDASKVLTLDGADRKLHPELPYLESEVRFAARYEMARTVEDVLSRRTRAILLNARAATEAAPRVAEILREELQASEQTVSRQLEHFRTVTEQYQHI